TCGGCGAGAAGATCATTGTCTGGAATGGCCTCAGAAACGAGTACACGGATGCGGTGATCTGCAGCCCCGTCTTCATCGACCCTCAGAACGAGAAGCTCCATGCCTGATTTGCCCATATATAGACCGGCCCTTGCCGGCAAGGCCGCTTTGGGTGGCGAGACTATCCGGCTGGAAGCCCTGCCCGAGGGGCATCTCCTGCATGTGATGGGCGCGGCCACGACAGAGGAGATCAAGGCGCATCTTCTTGGCACCGGCCTCAAGGCAAGCTCCGTGCGTCCGGCCGGATACCGGCAATGGTTCGTCGCCGGCAATGATCGGCTCTCCGCTATGCACCTGCGGGCGTTGACCGAGGCGCTTGCGGGCCGCGCCTTCATCTCCGACCAGAGCCACGGCCGTATCCGTATCCGCGTCTCGGGCCTCAATGCCGCTCAAGTGCTCAACAAAGGCACCGCCGTCGATCTGCATCCATCAGCCTTCCCCG
Above is a genomic segment from Rhizobium sp. CCGE531 containing:
- a CDS encoding sarcosine oxidase subunit gamma family protein; the encoded protein is MPDLPIYRPALAGKAALGGETIRLEALPEGHLLHVMGAATTEEIKAHLLGTGLKASSVRPAGYRQWFVAGNDRLSAMHLRALTEALAGRAFISDQSHGRIRIRVSGLNAAQVLNKGTAVDLHPSAFPEGSTAMTLFGHISMQLTRTGADDFELTVLRSFAESLHEELEALAVAHGAEHLAS